One part of the Perognathus longimembris pacificus isolate PPM17 chromosome 10, ASM2315922v1, whole genome shotgun sequence genome encodes these proteins:
- the LOC125358522 gene encoding purine nucleoside phosphorylase — MENRFTYEDYQNTAEWLLSHTKHRPQVAVICGSGLGGLTDKLTEAQTFEYTEIPNFPQSTVPGHAGRLVFGILNGRTCVMMKGRFHMYEGYPLWKVTFPIRVFRLLGVDTLVVTNAAGGLNPKFEVGDIMLIRDHINFPGFCGQNPLQGPNDERFGVRFPAMSDAYDRDMRQKALSAWKQMGEQRELQEGTYVMLAGPSFETIAECRLLQSLGADAVGMSTVPEVIVARHCGLRVFGFSLITNKVIMDYENLEKANHEEVLEAGKQAAQKLEQFVFLLMASIPLTS; from the exons ATGGAGAATCG attCACATATGAAGATTATCAGAACACTGCAGAATGGCTTCTCTCTCATACCAAGCACCGACCTCAAGTGGCAGTGATCTGTGGCTCTGGGTTAGGAGGTCTGACTGATAAACTAACTGAGGCTCAGACTTTTGAGTACACTGAGATACCCAACTTTCCCCAAAGCACAG TGCCAGGTCATGCTGGCCGACTGGTGTTTGGAATCCTGAATGGCAGAACTTGCGTGATGATGAAGGGCAGGTTTCACATGTATGAAGGCTATCCACTCTGGAAG GTGACATTCCCAATAAGGGTTTTCCGGCTCCTGGGTGTGGATACCTTGGTGGTCACAAATGCAGCTGGAGGGCTCAACCCCAAGTTTGAGGTTGGAGATATCATGCTGATCCGTGATCACATCAACTTTCCTGGTTTCTGTGGTCAGAACCCCCTCCAAGGGCCTAATGATGAACG GTTTGGAGTTCGTTTCCCTGCCATGTCTGATGCTTATGACCGGGATATGAGGCAAAAGGCTCTGAGTGCCTGGAAACAAATGGGGGAGCAGCGAGAGCTCCAGGAAGGGACCTATGTGATGTTGGCAGGCCCCAGCTTTGAGACCATTGCCGAGTGTCGCCTGCTGCAGAGCCTGGGGGCAGATGCTGTTG GGATGAGCACAGTGCCAGAAGTCATAGTGGCCCGACACTGTGGACTTCGAGTCTTTGGCTTCTCACTCATCACTAACAAGGTCATCATGGATTATGAAAATCTGGAGAAGGCCAATCACGAGGAAGTGCTGGAGGCTGGGAAACAAGCTGCACAGAAATTGGAGCAGTTTGTCTTCTTACTTATGGCCAGCATTCCTCTTACCAGCTGA